A genomic stretch from Chlamydiota bacterium includes:
- a CDS encoding biopolymer transporter ExbD, whose product MTPRHSRKVVSDINVTNLVDVTMVLLIVFILLAPVIESGIDLNLPEASSQKVDTPQDVVNLSVSKTGVLYWNREVLELTDLAERIRAAREKKGDIAVLLRGDTDVSYGQMVKVLDILRNMGVHQLDIATQVEEKA is encoded by the coding sequence ATGACCCCCCGTCATTCACGCAAAGTTGTAAGCGATATTAATGTGACCAATCTGGTCGATGTGACCATGGTGCTTTTGATTGTCTTTATTCTCTTAGCCCCTGTGATTGAATCCGGTATTGATCTTAACTTGCCTGAAGCCTCTTCACAAAAAGTTGACACGCCTCAAGATGTGGTGAATTTAAGTGTATCAAAGACGGGCGTCCTTTATTGGAACCGTGAGGTATTGGAGCTTACTGATCTTGCCGAAAGGATTCGTGCCGCGAGGGAAAAGAAAGGGGATATCGCTGTTTTACTGAGGGGAGATACAGATGTTTCTTATGGGCAGATGGTAAAAGTGTTAGATATTTTAAGGAATATGGGGGTTCATCAACTTGATATCGCGACTCAGGTGGAGGAGAAGGCTTAA
- a CDS encoding MotA/TolQ/ExbB proton channel family protein, whose translation MGSLIHLDFVAIVIILILVFLSVYCWAVFLNKIKLLRSIEKGSQGFLEKFRGNHVDPLNLFRNTYVRREDPSPLVKVYKIGCRELENILKSTEMISNSPLKAVSPKISILELESLQKYLSRAASEEMMNLEKSLSVLATTSSVGPLLGLLGTVWGIMIAFVGISRKGTASISAVAPGVAMALITTVIGLLVAIPALIAYNFFQTKINTLSLKTDNFSSEFLSAVEKKYVMR comes from the coding sequence ATGGGCTCACTCATTCATTTGGATTTTGTTGCCATTGTTATTATTCTCATTTTGGTCTTTCTTTCCGTGTATTGCTGGGCGGTTTTTCTCAATAAAATTAAATTGCTTCGCTCGATTGAGAAAGGGTCTCAGGGATTTTTAGAAAAATTTCGTGGAAACCATGTCGACCCCTTAAATTTATTTCGCAACACTTATGTAAGGAGAGAAGATCCCTCCCCTCTGGTCAAGGTCTATAAAATTGGATGTCGAGAGCTTGAAAATATTTTAAAGAGTACGGAAATGATCTCGAACAGCCCTTTAAAGGCGGTTTCTCCTAAAATCTCTATTTTGGAGTTAGAAAGTCTCCAGAAATATCTATCCCGAGCTGCGTCAGAAGAAATGATGAATCTTGAAAAATCTCTTTCAGTTTTAGCCACCACTTCTTCGGTCGGACCTCTGCTAGGTCTTTTAGGAACGGTTTGGGGGATTATGATTGCTTTTGTGGGAATCAGCCGAAAGGGCACGGCGAGTATCAGTGCTGTAGCTCCAGGTGTTGCCATGGCTTTGATTACAACGGTCATTGGGCTTTTAGTCGCTATACCCGCCCTCATCGCCTACAATTTTTTCCAAACAAAAATTAATACTCTTTCTCTTAAAACTGATAATTTTTCTTCGGAATTTCTTTCGGCCGTTGAAAAAAAATATGTCATGCGTTGA
- a CDS encoding undecaprenyl-phosphate glucose phosphotransferase, with translation MAKPRWVDFGMGIGQVLVDGLIFYLTFYLAFWIRFHSGLLEVTRGIPSFHLYLENFPAATIVMLLIFKSMNLYGKKGLVRGVRSSQVIKAVGLGMMVLMAITFVYRDVSYSRMLVVVAWFLCCLTILMGRKLLEKLDRSLYQRLGLKKRVLVLGTNELSEKVMNGLKAYGEFYEVLGALSDSSHEFSKKDLAPILGSLSDLPQILSKKKVDEVILTISELEQSKIIEIIFDCEKEMAHFRMIPNLFEMLTSQVEIENFYGVTLLGLKQFPLEKTMNRFWKRGVDILGSILGLTVGFPVFILLAAWVKKDSWGPIFYRQERVGEDGKVFTLVKFRTMRVDAEEKSGPVWATEDDPRRTGLGRFLRKYNLDELPQLWNVLKGEMSLVGPRPERPHFVNEFKMRVPRYMSRHKIKSGMTGWAQVNGLRGNTSISERLKYDLYYLENWSILFDIKIILKTLSNQKNAY, from the coding sequence ATGGCTAAGCCTCGATGGGTTGATTTTGGAATGGGAATAGGGCAAGTGTTGGTAGATGGGTTAATCTTCTACCTTACTTTTTATTTGGCTTTTTGGATCCGGTTTCATTCAGGCCTTTTAGAAGTGACTCGGGGAATTCCTTCTTTTCACCTTTATCTAGAGAACTTTCCTGCAGCAACGATTGTCATGCTGCTGATTTTCAAGTCCATGAATTTGTACGGGAAAAAGGGTCTTGTTCGTGGGGTTCGATCTTCTCAAGTCATTAAGGCAGTAGGTTTGGGAATGATGGTTCTTATGGCTATTACCTTTGTTTATCGTGATGTTTCTTATTCAAGAATGTTAGTTGTGGTGGCTTGGTTTTTATGCTGTTTGACTATTCTGATGGGGAGAAAACTTCTTGAAAAATTAGACCGTTCTCTTTACCAACGTTTAGGGCTTAAGAAAAGGGTATTGGTTCTTGGAACAAATGAGTTGTCAGAAAAGGTGATGAATGGTTTAAAAGCTTATGGCGAATTTTATGAAGTTCTTGGAGCTCTTTCTGATTCTTCACATGAATTTTCTAAGAAGGATCTTGCTCCTATCTTAGGATCTCTTTCGGATCTTCCTCAAATTCTAAGCAAAAAAAAAGTTGATGAAGTTATTTTAACCATTTCAGAGTTAGAACAGAGCAAAATTATTGAAATTATTTTTGATTGTGAAAAAGAAATGGCTCATTTTCGAATGATTCCCAATCTTTTTGAAATGTTGACCAGCCAAGTCGAGATTGAAAATTTTTATGGGGTGACGTTACTGGGATTAAAACAGTTTCCATTGGAAAAGACAATGAATCGATTTTGGAAAAGGGGGGTGGATATTCTGGGTTCAATCTTGGGTCTTACAGTTGGATTTCCTGTGTTTATTTTGCTTGCAGCATGGGTCAAGAAGGATTCGTGGGGGCCGATTTTTTACCGTCAAGAAAGAGTGGGGGAAGATGGAAAGGTTTTCACCCTTGTTAAATTTAGGACCATGCGAGTGGATGCAGAAGAAAAGTCAGGCCCCGTCTGGGCGACCGAAGATGACCCTCGACGGACAGGCCTGGGTCGTTTTTTAAGAAAGTATAATTTGGATGAACTTCCTCAATTGTGGAATGTTCTAAAGGGGGAAATGAGTTTAGTCGGACCTCGGCCTGAACGCCCTCATTTTGTGAATGAATTCAAAATGCGAGTTCCCCGTTACATGTCCCGTCACAAGATCAAATCAGGCATGACCGGATGGGCTCAAGTCAATGGGTTGCGTGGGAATACGTCCATTTCAGAACGCTTGAAATATGATCTTTATTATTTAGAGAATTGGTCTATACTGTTCGATATCAAAATAATATTGAAGACACTTTCTAATCAGAAAAATGCGTATTAA
- a CDS encoding beta-ketoacyl-[acyl-carrier-protein] synthase family protein: protein MKISPYPSRVVITGVGLLTAIGRNQNEVWEAIVQGRSGIRWFRENGFEWPAGIVTEDRRDHLTREWAFQVSSQALQDAQVNLETMDPTRVGLTVSTSKGDVCRWLEGKDGFSLHQVNAFLISMLQTQGPALNLVGACATGLHSVEWGARWIREGRADLVLAGASDSVLHPFLLQGYQRSGMMAKFSSTNEPSQLLRPFDQHRSGTVLGEGCAVLVLESFKHALKRDAKIYGEILSVYNGVDLYHPLKMDESGNSVAKALQNLVEKAGMAKEKIDYINLHGTGTPWNDRVETRGLKIFFGREAKKISLSATKPFTGHVVGASGALELIVSLLAMKHQFIPPTLNLEKSDPECDLDYTAREGREKKIETFVCLAYGFGGHVGGILVRKV from the coding sequence ATGAAAATTTCTCCTTATCCTTCCCGTGTGGTGATTACAGGGGTAGGGCTTTTAACGGCGATTGGACGGAACCAAAATGAGGTATGGGAGGCGATTGTTCAGGGCCGATCCGGGATACGATGGTTTCGTGAGAATGGATTTGAATGGCCAGCGGGGATTGTGACGGAGGATAGGCGTGATCATTTAACTCGAGAGTGGGCCTTTCAAGTGAGCTCTCAAGCCTTGCAAGATGCCCAAGTCAATTTGGAGACGATGGATCCGACTCGTGTGGGTTTAACAGTGAGTACGAGTAAAGGGGACGTTTGTCGTTGGTTGGAAGGGAAAGACGGTTTTTCTCTTCATCAAGTGAATGCTTTTTTGATTTCTATGCTTCAAACGCAGGGTCCGGCATTGAATTTGGTTGGAGCCTGTGCAACCGGTCTTCATTCTGTGGAATGGGGGGCTCGATGGATTAGGGAGGGTAGGGCTGATTTGGTTTTAGCAGGAGCCAGTGATTCAGTTCTTCATCCCTTTTTACTTCAGGGTTATCAACGCTCGGGGATGATGGCTAAATTTTCTTCTACGAATGAGCCTTCTCAACTCTTAAGGCCATTTGATCAGCATCGATCTGGAACGGTTTTAGGGGAAGGATGCGCTGTTCTTGTTCTAGAGTCTTTTAAACATGCTCTTAAAAGAGACGCAAAAATTTATGGGGAAATCTTGAGCGTTTATAATGGAGTTGATTTATATCATCCTCTCAAAATGGATGAAAGCGGGAACAGTGTTGCAAAGGCGTTGCAAAATCTTGTTGAAAAAGCTGGGATGGCGAAAGAAAAAATAGATTATATCAATCTTCATGGAACGGGGACGCCCTGGAATGATCGAGTTGAGACACGGGGGCTAAAAATTTTTTTTGGTAGAGAGGCTAAAAAAATTTCTTTGAGTGCGACTAAACCGTTTACAGGACATGTGGTTGGGGCCAGTGGAGCCTTAGAGCTCATTGTGTCGCTTTTGGCAATGAAACATCAATTTATTCCTCCAACTTTGAATTTGGAAAAATCGGACCCAGAATGTGATTTAGATTATACGGCCCGAGAGGGTCGTGAAAAAAAGATTGAAACTTTTGTGTGTCTTGCCTATGGATTTGGGGGACATGTGGGAGGGATTTTAGTGAGGAAAGTATAG
- a CDS encoding SDR family NAD(P)-dependent oxidoreductase — translation MKINEIRRTILITGASRGLGAELVQVFAGEADQVIGLYRQSDSEVKILSENAQMRGQHVQFFKVNIGDSKEVKFFFAFLKEEGVVVDVLINNAAITRDQNVILMKSEDWDEVMQVNLKGPIDCIQGVLPLMESNPSQERNFSKHIINIISRVAMTGNRGQSNYAVSKAALLALTKVAALELRSKNIQVNAVIPGLLPTRMTEGMDVMRNKSERSLRDVAESIRAITELHAMTGEVFSLEDRVFNY, via the coding sequence ATGAAGATTAACGAAATACGAAGAACCATCCTAATCACCGGTGCTTCGCGAGGGCTTGGGGCAGAATTGGTTCAAGTTTTTGCGGGGGAAGCCGATCAAGTGATAGGTCTTTATCGACAGTCAGATTCTGAAGTAAAAATCTTGAGTGAAAATGCTCAAATGAGAGGACAGCATGTCCAGTTTTTTAAAGTGAATATTGGAGATTCAAAAGAGGTAAAGTTTTTTTTTGCTTTTCTCAAAGAAGAAGGCGTCGTCGTTGATGTTTTAATCAACAATGCAGCTATTACTCGAGATCAAAATGTTATTTTAATGAAGTCGGAAGATTGGGATGAGGTGATGCAGGTCAATCTGAAGGGGCCTATTGATTGCATTCAGGGAGTCCTTCCCCTGATGGAATCCAATCCATCGCAAGAGAGAAATTTTTCTAAACATATCATCAATATTATTTCTCGTGTGGCAATGACGGGAAATCGGGGGCAATCAAATTATGCGGTGTCAAAGGCAGCTCTTCTTGCTTTGACAAAGGTAGCAGCTCTAGAGCTCAGGTCTAAAAATATTCAGGTGAATGCGGTGATTCCCGGACTTTTACCCACTCGGATGACGGAGGGGATGGATGTTATGAGAAATAAGTCGGAGAGGTCTTTGAGGGATGTGGCCGAGTCGATTAGAGCGATTACAGAACTTCATGCTATGACGGGGGAGGTGTTTAGTCTGGAAGACAGGGTTTTTAATTATTAA